One window of the Crateriforma spongiae genome contains the following:
- a CDS encoding M42 family metallopeptidase, protein MEPTALDFFEQALQTPSPSGYEEPLQRLVRRYIEPHADATSIDVHGNLIATLCPADQPATSSKSTGDSDSSCGPRLMYAGHCDQIGMLVSHIDDDGFVYGQTIGGWDPQQLIGQAMTIWTQAGPVSAVISRKAIHLLTPEERKQVVQLNQMWLDVGAVKGRPGDDDSMIDGDTVRNAIRIGDPVTLELGMRRLLGDQVTGPGMDNKTGMWTVIDALRRVAADRDGLNCELNSVSTVQEEIGLRGAKTAAGHINPDVAIAVDVTHATDCPGIDKNTQGDVRVGGGPVIFRGPNINAKVAQRLIDLCQSNDLPYQLAALGRAAPNDSNVLQIHGGGVATGLVGVPNRYMHSAVEVVSLSDIDHVAELLKCFALALEPDDDFIPG, encoded by the coding sequence ATGGAACCGACCGCGCTGGACTTCTTCGAGCAAGCCTTGCAAACCCCCAGCCCCTCGGGATACGAGGAACCGCTGCAGCGACTGGTTCGCCGATACATCGAACCTCACGCCGACGCGACGTCGATCGACGTCCACGGAAATTTGATCGCGACATTGTGCCCGGCCGACCAACCCGCGACGTCGTCCAAGTCGACCGGCGATTCGGATTCGTCGTGCGGTCCCCGACTGATGTATGCCGGACATTGTGACCAGATCGGGATGCTGGTCAGCCACATCGATGACGACGGTTTTGTTTACGGCCAAACCATCGGCGGCTGGGATCCGCAACAATTGATCGGCCAAGCAATGACGATTTGGACCCAGGCCGGTCCCGTGTCGGCGGTGATCAGCCGCAAAGCCATCCACTTGTTGACGCCCGAAGAACGGAAACAAGTCGTTCAACTGAATCAGATGTGGCTGGACGTCGGTGCCGTCAAAGGACGGCCCGGTGACGATGATTCGATGATCGATGGCGACACGGTTCGAAACGCGATCCGGATCGGCGACCCCGTCACGCTGGAACTGGGGATGCGTCGTCTGTTGGGGGACCAAGTCACCGGTCCCGGCATGGACAACAAAACGGGCATGTGGACGGTCATCGATGCACTGCGCCGCGTGGCCGCCGATCGCGACGGTCTAAATTGCGAGCTGAACAGCGTGTCGACGGTCCAAGAGGAGATCGGATTGCGTGGTGCGAAGACAGCCGCCGGGCACATCAACCCCGACGTGGCGATCGCAGTCGACGTGACTCATGCGACCGATTGCCCCGGCATCGATAAAAACACCCAGGGAGATGTCCGCGTCGGCGGTGGACCGGTGATTTTCCGCGGACCCAACATCAACGCGAAAGTTGCCCAACGTTTGATCGATTTGTGCCAGTCCAACGACCTGCCCTACCAACTGGCCGCACTGGGCCGCGCCGCGCCGAACGATTCCAACGTGCTGCAGATTCACGGCGGCGGCGTCGCCACCGGCTTGGTCGGCGTACCCAACCGCTACATGCACTCCGCCGTGGAAGTCGTTTCCCTGTCGGATATCGATCACGTCGCCGAACTGTTGAAGTGTTTCGCGTTGGCGCTGGAGCCCGACGACGACTTCATTCCCGGGTGA
- a CDS encoding DUF1570 domain-containing protein, whose product MIPQTTIQRTTATRCLVVGILVGLLAAPTPGVETLVIKGDGTDASTETIRGEILVEARDGGVMLQSDDGQIYIQQPESIVEREGNDLELKPIDAAEMAGRLMDEFPQGFRVFRTTHYVIAHRTSEGYVRRVGGLFEQLYRGFYTYWENQGLDLDPPRFPLVALVFPDRASFLKYAEADIGEIARNLIGYYHLQSNRMVTFNVPNLERNIATIIHEATHQLAYNSGLQTRFADNPMWVSEGLATFFEAPDFRNPRGWRTIGRVNEVNLARWRRYLPRRPEESLTTLLADDKRFRGGGSSESAYAESWALTYFLLKTRREQYAKFMQRLSEGKPLVARSPQERLALIEEVFETTIRELDEDLVGYMRRVR is encoded by the coding sequence ATGATTCCGCAAACCACGATTCAGCGCACCACCGCAACACGATGTTTGGTCGTTGGCATCCTGGTCGGGTTGCTTGCCGCACCGACGCCGGGTGTGGAAACGCTTGTCATCAAGGGTGACGGCACCGATGCGTCGACAGAGACGATTCGCGGTGAAATCTTGGTCGAAGCACGTGACGGTGGCGTCATGTTGCAAAGCGACGACGGCCAGATCTATATCCAGCAACCCGAATCAATTGTGGAGCGTGAGGGGAACGATCTGGAGTTGAAACCGATCGATGCAGCGGAGATGGCGGGTCGGTTGATGGACGAATTTCCGCAAGGATTTCGCGTTTTCCGAACCACGCACTACGTCATCGCACACCGTACCAGCGAAGGCTATGTGCGCCGCGTCGGTGGGCTTTTCGAACAACTTTATCGCGGTTTCTATACGTACTGGGAAAATCAGGGTTTGGATCTCGATCCGCCACGGTTTCCTTTGGTCGCTCTGGTGTTTCCTGACCGAGCATCGTTTCTGAAGTACGCCGAAGCCGACATCGGCGAAATAGCGCGAAACCTGATCGGTTATTATCACTTGCAAAGCAATCGAATGGTGACGTTCAACGTTCCTAATTTGGAACGCAACATTGCCACGATCATCCACGAAGCGACGCATCAACTGGCGTACAACAGCGGTTTGCAAACACGCTTTGCCGACAACCCGATGTGGGTTAGCGAAGGGTTGGCAACGTTTTTCGAGGCGCCCGATTTTCGCAACCCGCGTGGTTGGCGAACCATCGGTCGGGTGAACGAAGTGAATCTGGCACGTTGGCGTCGTTACCTGCCGCGACGGCCGGAGGAGTCACTCACGACGTTGTTGGCCGATGACAAGCGTTTTCGCGGAGGCGGGTCCAGCGAATCTGCTTACGCCGAAAGCTGGGCGTTGACGTATTTCTTGTTGAAAACACGTCGTGAACAGTACGCCAAGTTCATGCAACGGCTTAGCGAAGGCAAACCACTGGTCGCCCGCAGCCCCCAGGAACGTTTGGCATTGATCGAAGAAGTCTTCGAAACAACGATCCGCGAACTGGACGAAGACTTGGTCGGCTACATGCGACGTGTGCGATAG
- a CDS encoding ABC transporter permease, which produces MTGPRIFAIDLVVFSVLWTRSFLLTCELAVSAVAIALLIGVPVGWAAWLNAIKRLSGSGRSYRMGASGIVTSLFLGVAVASLIMPLVLHAAAWESAAGKFGWWTLTQTGSRRFGQFSGLIACSIVHGIHGSAAVALATWIGLRRIPGVLLESSRLDTGPLKRAFLLLLPMAAPWIATAALGVGMLAATEMTVADLYGFRTLADEFYLFHAAEPSAMAVMMVCFIPMLLAIFGGWMFRIASHRSGRPVHPHRDDSASQTFASPNAPGGSLTRLLSLAILVAFMLVVLVIPVGSLIVKAGHDVTVVADQRQVAWSLSSCIQRLASAPETFRREYVQTAMIAGLSATVSTIIGGIAALGTATRPTRRRCMDGISLAAFAIPGPIVGLGVIGVFQWPIAGLGALYQQTLVPTQIALCFKAVPVAYFCIRVALAGRSTTIRSQADLDAGPIERVFRIWIPMFAPVLAAAWITSAVVASGDVPVLLPVVPPGVTTVTTRLFGLLHSGARYQEAALAFWYVAATTTLAITATWIARRRRTGGWDVIG; this is translated from the coding sequence GTGACTGGTCCACGAATTTTCGCGATCGATTTGGTGGTCTTTTCCGTTTTGTGGACCAGAAGTTTCCTGCTGACGTGCGAGCTTGCCGTTTCTGCGGTCGCGATCGCGCTGCTGATCGGTGTCCCGGTGGGCTGGGCGGCCTGGTTGAATGCGATCAAGCGGTTGTCCGGGTCAGGCCGGTCGTACCGCATGGGAGCGTCGGGAATCGTGACGTCCTTGTTCCTTGGCGTGGCTGTGGCGTCGCTGATCATGCCCTTGGTGCTGCATGCGGCCGCCTGGGAATCCGCGGCCGGCAAATTCGGATGGTGGACGCTGACGCAAACCGGCAGCCGTCGCTTTGGTCAATTCAGCGGTCTGATCGCATGCTCGATCGTTCATGGTATCCACGGATCAGCGGCCGTCGCGCTGGCCACCTGGATCGGTTTGCGACGCATCCCCGGGGTCTTGTTGGAATCGTCGCGATTGGACACGGGCCCGTTGAAACGAGCGTTCCTATTGTTGCTGCCGATGGCGGCCCCCTGGATCGCCACTGCCGCGCTGGGCGTTGGGATGCTAGCGGCAACGGAAATGACGGTGGCGGATTTGTACGGCTTTCGCACGCTGGCCGACGAATTTTATCTGTTCCATGCCGCGGAACCGTCGGCGATGGCCGTCATGATGGTCTGTTTCATTCCGATGCTACTTGCAATTTTCGGCGGATGGATGTTTCGCATCGCTTCACATCGTTCGGGGCGTCCGGTGCATCCACACCGCGATGATTCGGCATCGCAAACTTTCGCCAGCCCGAACGCCCCCGGCGGAAGTCTGACACGATTGCTTTCGCTTGCCATTTTGGTCGCGTTCATGCTGGTCGTCTTGGTCATCCCGGTGGGAAGCCTGATCGTGAAAGCAGGACACGATGTGACCGTGGTCGCTGACCAACGTCAGGTCGCGTGGAGTCTGTCCAGCTGTATCCAAAGACTAGCGTCTGCACCGGAGACGTTTCGTCGCGAGTACGTACAGACGGCGATGATCGCTGGATTATCGGCGACCGTATCCACCATCATCGGCGGCATCGCGGCCCTGGGCACGGCGACTCGCCCAACGCGGCGTCGTTGCATGGACGGGATCAGTCTGGCGGCCTTCGCGATTCCCGGCCCCATCGTCGGCTTGGGAGTGATCGGCGTCTTTCAGTGGCCGATTGCCGGACTGGGTGCGTTGTACCAGCAAACCTTGGTACCGACGCAGATCGCCCTGTGTTTCAAAGCCGTTCCGGTGGCCTATTTCTGCATCCGTGTGGCCTTGGCGGGCAGGTCCACGACGATTCGGTCTCAAGCCGACTTGGACGCCGGGCCGATCGAACGCGTGTTTCGAATTTGGATTCCGATGTTCGCACCGGTGCTTGCTGCCGCCTGGATCACGTCCGCAGTGGTGGCCTCCGGCGATGTTCCGGTCCTGTTGCCTGTTGTCCCCCCCGGCGTGACGACCGTTACCACCCGTCTGTTCGGACTGCTTCACAGTGGTGCCCGGTATCAAGAAGCCGCATTGGCGTTTTGGTACGTGGCCGCGACAACGACACTGGCGATCACGGCAACTTGGATCGCGCGTCGTCGCCGCACCGGCGGCTGGGACGTGATAGGCTAG
- a CDS encoding response regulator: MSDSSSNDGMIRLEQNGDDSIRNEDLLDALLENIPDAVYFKDLQSRFLRISDAMARKFGVESVEAVKGHTDAEIFSAEHAQSARSDELNIIRTGQPMVEIVERETWPDRDDTWCLTTKMPLRSRGGSVIGTFGISRDITELKLSQDSLKQALKAADAANRAKSEFLANMSHEIRTPMNAIIGMAELLGQTPLVDEQREYVELLRQSATSLLSLLNDILDFSKIEARKLELEAIDFSVREVIGRCCQTLAIKAADKGLELACRIAPEVPDAMCGDPGRLRQVLTNLVGNAVKFTDAGEIVVDVQPHQEHDGLAAAHDHPDHTWLRVLVRDTGIGIPIEQQQEVMKAFTQADASTTRRYGGTGLGLAICRQLVELMGGHITLESTPGEGTTFTCFIPFEERESEGRAEATPFEIPGELTDLGPEPLSKLAGFKVLVVDDNGTNRRILDEILSSWNVRCDVAADGDEAIEKVKNAIEQDAMYPLVLLDCMMPGMDGFEVARRVRTGWDVAGTKFIMLSSAARSDNARRCREIGIDRFLTKPVMQSELLENILQVMDLDVRREKAKPVKRPAGRSLKVLVAEDGVANQQVAIGLLKMAGHQPTLACDGNEAVQCWSKSSFDVILMDMHMPEMDGLDATRIIRQQESTRGSGRHVPIIALTAAAMEDDARACLDAGMDAHVAKPIDPAQLESTMQQLCGESSVDSPDAVAAGPPAESVARVDNAAGHDASGHDATDKDVMDPVAGGQPPIDFARASERIPGGEPSVRRVAAVFYDETTKLLRDIDKAFQADDLKTLRRSAHTIKSSANLFFATRLNRAATVVEHAAKDADDDIAPKIAELFDAFSEVEPALKAFVKS; the protein is encoded by the coding sequence ATGAGCGATTCGTCAAGCAACGACGGGATGATCCGTTTGGAACAAAACGGCGACGATTCGATTCGCAACGAAGACCTTTTGGATGCGTTGCTGGAAAACATTCCCGACGCGGTCTATTTCAAGGATCTCCAAAGCCGGTTCCTGCGGATCAGCGACGCGATGGCTCGCAAATTCGGCGTCGAATCAGTCGAAGCGGTCAAAGGTCACACCGACGCAGAGATCTTCAGCGCCGAACATGCCCAATCGGCACGCAGCGATGAACTGAACATCATTCGCACCGGCCAGCCGATGGTCGAAATTGTCGAACGGGAAACTTGGCCCGATCGCGACGACACATGGTGCCTGACGACGAAGATGCCGTTGCGGTCACGAGGCGGTTCGGTCATCGGCACCTTTGGGATCTCGCGCGACATCACCGAATTGAAATTGTCGCAAGATTCGCTGAAGCAAGCGTTGAAGGCGGCCGATGCGGCGAACCGCGCCAAGAGCGAATTTCTGGCCAACATGAGCCACGAGATTCGCACGCCGATGAATGCGATCATCGGTATGGCGGAATTGCTGGGCCAGACCCCCTTGGTCGACGAACAACGCGAGTACGTCGAACTGTTGCGTCAATCGGCGACGTCCCTGTTGTCGTTGCTGAACGACATTTTGGATTTCAGCAAGATCGAAGCCCGCAAGCTGGAATTGGAAGCCATCGATTTCTCGGTCCGCGAGGTCATCGGTCGCTGTTGTCAAACGCTGGCCATCAAAGCCGCCGACAAAGGTCTGGAATTGGCCTGTCGGATTGCACCGGAAGTCCCCGACGCGATGTGTGGTGACCCCGGACGATTGCGGCAAGTGTTAACGAACCTGGTCGGAAACGCGGTGAAGTTCACCGACGCGGGCGAAATCGTCGTCGACGTACAGCCACATCAAGAACATGACGGATTGGCCGCTGCACATGACCACCCCGATCACACGTGGCTGCGCGTTCTCGTCCGCGATACCGGAATCGGTATCCCCATCGAACAGCAACAGGAGGTGATGAAGGCGTTCACCCAGGCCGATGCATCGACAACGCGCCGCTACGGTGGGACCGGTCTGGGACTGGCGATCTGCCGACAACTGGTGGAATTGATGGGCGGGCATATCACGCTGGAAAGCACCCCCGGGGAAGGCACCACCTTCACGTGCTTTATCCCCTTCGAAGAAAGGGAATCCGAAGGCCGGGCCGAAGCGACACCGTTTGAGATTCCCGGCGAGCTTACCGATCTGGGCCCCGAACCGCTTTCGAAACTGGCCGGCTTCAAAGTCCTGGTCGTTGACGACAACGGGACCAACCGTCGGATTCTGGACGAAATCCTGTCGTCTTGGAACGTTCGCTGTGACGTCGCTGCCGATGGCGATGAAGCCATCGAAAAAGTCAAGAACGCAATCGAACAAGACGCGATGTACCCGCTGGTGCTGTTGGATTGCATGATGCCCGGGATGGATGGGTTCGAAGTCGCACGTCGTGTGCGAACCGGCTGGGATGTTGCCGGGACCAAATTCATCATGTTGTCGTCGGCCGCACGCAGCGACAACGCGCGCCGGTGTCGCGAAATCGGCATCGATCGATTCTTGACCAAGCCGGTCATGCAATCGGAACTGCTGGAAAACATCTTGCAGGTGATGGACTTGGACGTCCGGCGCGAAAAAGCGAAACCCGTCAAACGCCCCGCCGGTCGGTCGTTGAAAGTCTTGGTCGCCGAAGACGGTGTGGCCAATCAACAAGTCGCGATCGGCTTGCTGAAAATGGCCGGACACCAGCCCACTTTGGCCTGTGACGGAAACGAAGCCGTCCAGTGCTGGTCCAAGTCATCGTTTGACGTGATTTTGATGGACATGCACATGCCGGAAATGGACGGCTTGGACGCGACACGAATCATTCGTCAACAAGAATCCACACGGGGATCCGGACGCCATGTCCCGATCATCGCTTTGACCGCCGCGGCAATGGAAGACGATGCCCGTGCGTGCCTGGATGCCGGCATGGACGCTCACGTCGCCAAACCCATCGACCCCGCGCAGCTGGAATCAACGATGCAGCAACTGTGCGGTGAATCATCCGTCGATTCGCCGGATGCGGTCGCGGCCGGTCCGCCCGCGGAATCTGTCGCGAGGGTCGATAATGCAGCCGGCCATGACGCGAGCGGCCATGATGCAACTGACAAGGACGTAATGGACCCAGTCGCTGGCGGGCAACCGCCGATCGATTTTGCCCGCGCGTCCGAGCGGATTCCCGGCGGGGAACCTTCGGTCCGGCGTGTCGCGGCCGTTTTTTATGACGAAACCACCAAGCTGTTGCGTGACATCGACAAAGCGTTCCAGGCGGACGATTTGAAAACGCTGCGACGGTCGGCCCACACGATCAAAAGCTCGGCCAACCTGTTCTTTGCAACGCGTTTGAATCGTGCCGCGACCGTTGTGGAACACGCGGCCAAGGATGCGGACGACGACATCGCGCCGAAGATCGCCGAGTTGTTCGATGCGTTCAGCGAAGTCGAACCGGCGCTCAAAGCCTTTGTAAAGTCATAG